One Tenebrio molitor chromosome 2, icTenMoli1.1, whole genome shotgun sequence genomic region harbors:
- the LOC138124175 gene encoding sodium-coupled monocarboxylate transporter 2-like: MINATVAATLVDPTKPFFSWYDYILFCVMLVFSSIIGIYFGCFGTKQRTVNEYLLGGNSMKPLPVAISLTASHISGISLLGLPADAYRYGGSFLLGGICILFVTVATIFIYLPVFFDVRATSMYAYLERRFDHKTRLLASFLYVLSSLLSNPVIVYVAALAFSTATGLKVHLVVPVVCCICVFYTSIGGVKAVIWTDAFQFIFTVGALMFVFVLGVRSSGGISEVWTKALYGERLNLFDFSLDLTKRDGFWVVVVGLTIHWMGTISIHQTCIQKILSVPTYAESKLSLIWYGIGMVTVKAVCVLIGFVMYAKYASCDPLTTKKVTKNDQLVPYFVVDVAKDIPGLSGIFIAGIVSAGLSTLSANLNCLAGTIYEDFLSKLLPKNITEKTKCAVLKLIVITTGILCLAMNFVVDHLGGVIPLNMAIVAISNGPLLGVFTVGLLFPRVRAKGAFYGAIAGLICISSIVIPAKYYQSRGLIKDTTKPLSTEGCQFFNKSAIPSNVSLQLETFEPHSIFKLSHFCYTLVGAVATMVVSIVISYLTNEKGDIPIDESLISPVSRSLLTREVRIVGTTQYRSVDIPLESLDS; encoded by the exons ATGATAAACGCGACCGTTGCTGCGACACTCGTCGACCCTACCAAACCATTTTTTTCATGGTATGactacatattattttgtGTAATGCTTGTCTTTAGTTCCATCATCGGGATTTATTTCGGTTGTTTCGGAACCAAACAACGAACCGTCAACGAATATTTGTTGGGTGGAAACAGCATGAAACCTTTACCTGTTGCTATTTCGCTAACCGCCAG ccACATTTCGGGGATCAGTCTTTTGGGACTACCTGCAGACGCGTACCGTTATGGAGGCAGTTTCTTACTGGGAGGCATTTGCATATTGTTCGTAACAGttgcaacaatttttatttatctgccAGTTTTCTTTGATGTACGAGCGACCAGCATGTACGCATATTTGGAAAGACGATTTGATCACAAAACAAGATTGTTAGCTTCCTTCCTCTACGTTTTATCATCTCTTCTCTCCAATCCTGTAATTGTTTACGTCGCAGCTTTAGCGTTCTCAACAG CCACTGGTCTAAAAGTGCATTTGGTAGTTCCCGTTGTCTGTTGCATTTGCGTGTTTTACACCAGTATCGGTGGTGTAAAAGCCGTAATATGGACTGACgcttttcaatttatttttaccgtTGGGGCTCTCATGTTTGTTTTCGTGTTGGGCGTCAGATCGTCTGGGGGAATTTCGGAAGTTTGGACAAAAGCTCTCTATGGCGAGAGATTGAACCTTTTCGA cttTAGTCTTGATCTCACCAAACGTGATGGTTTTTGGGTTGTGGTAGTTGGATTAACTATTCATTGGATGGGCACAATTAGTATCCATCAAACTTGTATTCAGAAAATTCTGTCAGTTCCAACATATGCCGAGTCCAAACT ATCTCTTATATGGTATGGAATTGGTATGGTAACAGTTAAAGCCGTTTGCGTTTTAATTGGGTTTGTGATGTATGCCAAATATGCCAGTTGTGACCCTCTCACAACTAAGAAAGTTACAAAAAATGACCAGTTGGTGCCGTATTTTGTCGTGGACGTTGCTAAAGATATCCCAGGTTTATCTGGAATTTTTATTGCTGGAATCGTGAGTGCTGGTTTAAG TACTTTATCGGCAAATCTAAACTGCTTGGCTGGCACCATATATGAagattttttatcaaaattattaCCAAAAAATATCACCGAAAAAACTAAATGCGCCGTGTTAAAACTCATTGTTATAACAACAGGGATTTTGTGTCTTGCCATGAATTTTGTCGTCGATCATTTGGGAGGCGTTATCCCTCTAAACATGGCTATCGTGGCGATAAGCAATGGCCCTCTACTAGGAGTTTTTACTGTGGGGCTGTTATTTCCGCGAGTCAGAGCTAAA GGAGCTTTCTACGGAGCCATCGCTGGTTTGATTTGTATTTCCAGTATTGTAATTCCCGCCAAATACTATCAGTCTCGGGGACTGATAAAAGACACTACCAAACCACTTTCTACTGAGGGTTGccaatttttcaacaaaagtgCTATTCCATCCAATGTTTCCTTACAATTAGAAACATTTGAGCCGCATtctattttcaaattatctCATTTTTGCTACACCTTAGTGGGAGCGGTGGCAACTATGGTTGTGAGCATCGTCATTAGTTATTTGACAAACGAGAAAGGTGATATTCCGATAGATGAGTCCCTGATAAGCCCCGTTAGTCGTTCTCTGTTGACAAGGGAAGTCAGAATAGTTGGCACAACCCAATACAGAAGTGTTGACATTCCTTTAGAGTCTTTAGACAGTTAA